One region of Bartonella alsatica genomic DNA includes:
- a CDS encoding GNAT family N-acetyltransferase yields the protein MNMINFQTKDGALFTLACEQEADKPYREQLLDLALGKGRKRKSSEALRRGRLAAYGLSFVVKNALGELVGSIRLWHVRFNKGKNGIQHALLLGPLAVSAEYSGLGIGSVLMQHAIRTAKKFGYGAILLVGDCAFYRRFGFSSSLTKNLAMPGPYEKHRFQALELIPGHLSACHGTLAPSGEREYLHRFQPHKVA from the coding sequence ATGAATATGATTAATTTTCAAACAAAAGATGGTGCACTTTTTACACTTGCATGCGAACAAGAAGCTGATAAGCCATATCGGGAACAATTACTTGATTTAGCTCTGGGAAAAGGGCGTAAGCGTAAGTCGTCAGAGGCTTTACGTCGGGGCCGGTTGGCTGCGTATGGGCTTTCCTTTGTTGTTAAAAATGCGCTTGGAGAGCTTGTGGGCAGTATACGTCTTTGGCATGTGCGGTTTAACAAAGGGAAAAATGGCATACAGCATGCTTTGCTTTTGGGGCCTCTGGCTGTTTCAGCAGAATATTCTGGTTTGGGCATAGGGTCTGTTCTTATGCAACATGCAATTAGAACGGCAAAAAAATTCGGTTATGGTGCTATTTTACTTGTAGGTGATTGTGCATTTTATCGGCGTTTTGGTTTTTCCAGCAGCTTAACGAAAAATTTAGCGATGCCTGGCCCTTATGAGAAACACCGTTTTCAGGCGCTGGAATTAATACCAGGACATCTTTCTGCATGTCATGGTACTTTAGCTCCTAGTGGAGAACGAGAATATTTGCATCGTTTTCAGCCTCATAAAGTAGCTTGA
- a CDS encoding rhodanese-related sulfurtransferase, translated as MEKKIRVAAIYCFADLKHYRKLQKPLQDLCQAKDIRGTLLLAQEGINGTVAGSWAAIETLVDFIKAEPAFQIPEIKYSWASKMPFRRMKVRLKREIVTMGVEGVDPLKVVGTYVDPKDWNALIQDEETILIDTRNDYEYAIGSFQGAIDPHIKTFREFPAWILKHEADLKKKKKIAMFCTGGIRCEKSTAYVRELGYEQVYHLKGGILKYLEIIPKEESLWWGECFVFDERVSVKHGLEECERELCRACRFPLNAESKLSPHYEEGVSCDACYSMRSEVDRQRFRERHRQFQLSKLRTIDSHQES; from the coding sequence ATGGAAAAAAAAATTAGAGTTGCTGCTATTTATTGCTTCGCGGATTTGAAGCATTATCGTAAATTACAAAAGCCTTTGCAGGATTTATGTCAAGCAAAGGATATCAGAGGTACCCTTCTTTTAGCACAAGAGGGTATTAATGGGACTGTTGCAGGATCTTGGGCTGCTATTGAAACATTAGTGGATTTTATTAAAGCTGAACCAGCGTTTCAAATACCAGAAATTAAGTACTCATGGGCATCAAAAATGCCTTTTCGGCGTATGAAAGTACGATTGAAAAGAGAAATTGTAACAATGGGAGTTGAAGGTGTTGATCCGTTAAAGGTTGTTGGGACTTATGTTGATCCTAAGGATTGGAATGCCCTTATTCAAGATGAAGAGACAATTTTAATTGATACGCGTAACGATTATGAATATGCTATTGGGAGCTTTCAAGGAGCAATTGATCCGCATATTAAGACATTTCGTGAATTTCCTGCATGGATACTCAAGCATGAAGCTGATTTAAAGAAGAAGAAGAAAATTGCTATGTTTTGTACAGGCGGTATTCGTTGTGAAAAATCAACAGCTTATGTTCGTGAACTTGGCTATGAACAGGTTTACCATTTAAAAGGTGGGATTCTGAAATATTTGGAAATAATTCCAAAAGAAGAAAGTTTGTGGTGGGGAGAGTGCTTTGTTTTTGATGAGCGTGTTTCTGTTAAACATGGTCTTGAAGAATGTGAGCGCGAGTTATGTCGTGCATGTCGTTTTCCTCTTAATGCTGAGAGCAAATTGTCTCCTCATTATGAAGAAGGTGTTTCGTGTGATGCTTGTTATAGTATGCGCAGTGAAGTTGATAGGCAACGTTTTCGCGAACGCCATAGGCAATTTCAATTATCAAAATTGCGTACGATTGATTCCCATCAAGAGTCCTAA
- the gcvP gene encoding aminomethyl-transferring glycine dehydrogenase, with the protein MQERHFFSRHIGLRPNETQKMLDVLKLDSLDALISQAVPHSIHLGRSLNLPKAVSEREALEELSKIMGRNHVHKSFIGQGYHGTDVPPVILRNLFENPAWYTAYTPYQAEISQGRLELLFYFQTLVSELTGLPVAAASLLDEATALAEANAVAVRFAREKRTKISIQSFLHPQTLSVAQTRAETQGIYIDEKGGICFDTAAIVLSWPDTKGYFNDYTEVIKEAKEKGALVIVVADPLALTLMEPPAQWGADIVVGSMQRYGVPMGFGGPHAGYLAVNDSLTRFIPGRIVGQSVDTKGRVGFRLALQTREQHIRRDKATSNICTAQALLANMATAYAIWHGPQGLQEIARRIHHLTCRFVGGLEAAGIHCEGKYFFDCISIFVKGRAQEIARQAKMGGRLVRVIDDDRIAINFDELSTEEDACALAQLLGAQLVDQVSFRLLGKGRDAAFLSQPFFHAIHSETDMMRFLRRLSDKDLALDRTMIPLGSCTMKLNAAAELMPVSWPTVANIHPFVPQEDTVGYQEMIHQLNAWLCEITGFVQVSFQPNSGAQGEYAGLLAIRRYHQSCGEHQRNICLIPASAHGTNPASAHMAGMEVVFVKCLSDGDVDIDDLKMKVQLHSDKLAALMITYPSTHGVYEEGIKDICSLIHENGGQVYFDGANLNALVGLARPADIGADVCHMNLHKTFAIPHGGGGPGVGPIGVAAHLKPFLPGHEKDKTTHAVSAAPYGSASILVITWMYIRMMGADGLKYATQTAILNANYIAARLSQAYSILYRGKHGRVAHECIVDTRVLKEQYGVSVDDIAKRLIDYGFHAPTMSFPVPGTLMIEPTESEPKAEIDRFCDALLSIAEEAKKVGEGVWPKEDNPLVNAPHTLVDTLDDAWARPYSRQEAAFPNSSVEPEDKYWPPVSRIDNVAGDRTLICSCPPLKNTY; encoded by the coding sequence ATGCAAGAACGTCATTTTTTTTCTCGCCATATTGGACTTCGTCCTAATGAAACACAAAAAATGCTTGATGTTTTAAAGCTTGATTCCCTTGATGCACTTATTTCTCAAGCTGTTCCGCACTCTATTCATTTGGGGCGTTCACTTAATCTTCCAAAGGCAGTTAGTGAAAGGGAAGCCTTGGAAGAACTCTCCAAGATAATGGGGCGTAACCATGTGCATAAAAGTTTTATTGGGCAGGGGTATCATGGAACAGATGTACCTCCCGTTATTTTGCGCAATCTTTTTGAAAATCCTGCTTGGTATACTGCTTATACCCCCTATCAAGCAGAAATTAGTCAAGGCCGTTTAGAGCTTTTATTTTATTTTCAGACATTAGTAAGTGAACTCACCGGTTTGCCGGTTGCGGCGGCTTCACTTCTTGATGAAGCCACAGCTTTAGCAGAAGCCAATGCGGTAGCTGTACGCTTTGCACGTGAGAAAAGAACAAAAATTTCTATTCAAAGTTTTTTGCATCCCCAGACTTTGAGTGTTGCGCAAACGCGTGCTGAAACACAAGGTATTTACATTGACGAAAAGGGCGGAATTTGTTTTGATACAGCTGCAATTGTTTTATCTTGGCCAGATACAAAAGGTTATTTTAATGATTACACCGAAGTCATCAAGGAGGCAAAGGAAAAAGGAGCGTTGGTGATCGTTGTTGCAGATCCTTTGGCGCTTACCCTTATGGAACCACCAGCTCAGTGGGGCGCTGATATTGTTGTTGGTTCTATGCAACGTTATGGGGTTCCAATGGGATTTGGTGGTCCTCATGCTGGTTATCTTGCGGTAAATGATTCTTTAACACGCTTTATTCCAGGACGTATTGTTGGTCAATCAGTGGATACGAAAGGGCGTGTTGGTTTTCGTTTAGCATTGCAAACACGTGAACAACATATTCGACGCGATAAAGCGACGTCAAATATTTGTACAGCACAGGCTTTGTTAGCGAATATGGCAACAGCTTACGCTATTTGGCATGGGCCGCAAGGTTTACAAGAAATCGCTCGGCGGATTCATCATTTAACATGCCGCTTTGTTGGTGGTTTAGAGGCAGCCGGAATTCATTGTGAAGGCAAATACTTTTTTGATTGTATAAGTATTTTCGTTAAAGGAAGAGCTCAAGAAATTGCTCGTCAAGCGAAAATGGGTGGGCGCCTTGTACGTGTTATTGATGATGATAGAATTGCAATCAATTTTGATGAATTGTCAACAGAAGAAGATGCTTGTGCTTTGGCACAGCTTTTGGGCGCACAATTAGTTGATCAGGTTTCTTTTCGGCTTTTAGGGAAAGGCCGTGATGCTGCTTTTCTTTCACAACCATTTTTCCATGCGATTCACTCAGAGACAGATATGATGCGCTTTTTGAGGCGTTTATCGGATAAGGATTTAGCATTGGACCGAACAATGATTCCGCTTGGTTCTTGTACAATGAAGCTTAATGCAGCAGCTGAATTAATGCCTGTGAGTTGGCCAACGGTAGCTAATATACATCCCTTTGTTCCGCAGGAGGATACTGTCGGTTATCAGGAAATGATTCATCAGTTAAATGCTTGGTTGTGTGAAATCACAGGGTTTGTTCAAGTTTCTTTCCAGCCTAATTCTGGGGCTCAAGGTGAATATGCGGGGCTTTTGGCGATACGTCGATATCATCAATCGTGTGGGGAACATCAACGTAATATTTGTCTTATTCCTGCATCGGCACATGGGACTAATCCAGCTTCAGCCCATATGGCAGGTATGGAAGTTGTTTTTGTGAAATGCTTAAGTGATGGTGATGTTGATATTGATGACCTCAAAATGAAGGTGCAATTGCATAGCGATAAGTTAGCTGCTTTAATGATTACTTATCCTTCGACGCATGGTGTTTATGAGGAAGGTATTAAGGACATTTGTTCTCTTATCCATGAAAATGGAGGACAAGTCTATTTTGATGGTGCTAATTTAAATGCGCTTGTAGGACTTGCTCGTCCTGCAGATATTGGGGCGGATGTTTGTCATATGAACCTTCATAAAACATTTGCTATTCCCCATGGTGGTGGTGGTCCTGGCGTAGGTCCAATTGGGGTAGCAGCGCATCTAAAGCCATTTTTACCAGGTCATGAAAAAGATAAAACAACACATGCGGTTTCTGCTGCTCCTTACGGAAGTGCATCTATTCTTGTTATTACATGGATGTATATTCGGATGATGGGCGCTGATGGCTTGAAATATGCAACACAAACGGCAATTTTGAATGCTAATTATATTGCTGCGCGTCTTTCACAGGCTTATTCTATTCTTTATCGAGGCAAACATGGACGTGTTGCTCACGAATGTATTGTGGATACACGCGTGTTGAAAGAACAATATGGGGTGAGTGTTGATGATATTGCAAAACGTTTGATTGATTATGGATTTCATGCACCAACAATGTCTTTTCCAGTACCTGGAACTTTGATGATTGAGCCAACAGAATCAGAGCCTAAAGCAGAGATTGACCGTTTCTGTGATGCTTTACTCTCTATTGCTGAAGAAGCTAAAAAAGTTGGTGAAGGGGTTTGGCCAAAAGAAGATAATCCGTTAGTAAATGCACCACATACATTGGTAGACACTTTAGATGATGCTTGGGCACGACCTTATTCACGGCAAGAGGCTGCTTTTCCCAATTCCTCTGTTGAACCAGAAGATAAATATTGGCCTCCTGTTTCCCGTATTGATAATGTTGCAGGAGACAGAACACTTATTTGTTCCTGTCCTCCATTGAAAAATACGTACTAA
- a CDS encoding ferredoxin--NADP reductase codes for MNTSTTNVQPNINGIASSFPIPENVFALTVQEVCHYTDRLFKFRLNRPRSFRFRSGEFVMIGLPNAEKPIYRAYSIASPFWDEQLEFFSIKVPGGPLTEHLQKIKIGDTVLMRKKSTGTLVLDALVPGKRLYLLSTGTGVAPFASLVRDPETYEKFSEVVLIQTTRERDELVYAKDLVASLQQDPLIGEYAQQLKFYPMTTREFSEHMGRITVVMESGTFFETTGLPKISPDEDRVMICGSIAMLKDCARMCESFGLVEGANNAPATYVVERAFVG; via the coding sequence ATGAATACGTCTACTACCAATGTTCAGCCAAACATCAATGGTATTGCATCGAGCTTTCCTATTCCTGAAAATGTGTTTGCTCTTACTGTTCAGGAAGTGTGTCATTATACAGACCGTTTGTTTAAATTTCGTTTGAATCGTCCGAGAAGTTTTCGTTTTCGTTCTGGTGAATTTGTTATGATTGGTTTACCAAATGCAGAAAAACCAATTTATCGTGCTTATTCGATTGCAAGTCCATTTTGGGATGAACAGCTTGAGTTTTTTTCAATCAAAGTTCCTGGGGGACCATTAACCGAGCATCTCCAAAAAATTAAAATTGGTGATACAGTTTTAATGCGTAAGAAATCTACCGGAACATTAGTTCTTGATGCTCTTGTTCCTGGAAAGCGTCTATATCTTCTTTCAACTGGGACTGGGGTTGCACCCTTTGCAAGCCTTGTTCGTGATCCTGAAACTTATGAAAAATTTTCAGAAGTCGTCCTTATTCAAACAACTCGTGAGCGAGATGAACTTGTTTATGCAAAAGATCTTGTTGCCTCTTTACAACAAGATCCATTGATTGGTGAGTATGCACAACAGTTGAAATTTTATCCTATGACTACTCGTGAATTTTCCGAGCATATGGGGCGCATTACAGTTGTTATGGAGAGTGGCACTTTTTTTGAAACGACTGGTCTACCAAAAATTTCTCCTGATGAAGATCGCGTGATGATTTGTGGCTCTATAGCGATGCTAAAAGATTGTGCAAGGATGTGCGAATCTTTTGGTCTTGTTGAGGGCGCTAATAATGCACCTGCTACATATGTTGTGGAGCGAGCTTTTGTCGGATGA
- a CDS encoding type III PLP-dependent enzyme, giving the protein MATQRIRDFLATHCFEGPCLVVDLDVVRENYLNFQKALPQSRIFYAIKANPAPEILNLLASLGSSFDAASVAEIEMALKAGATPERISFGNTIKKERDIARAYALGISLYAVDCIEEVEKIARAAPGVRVFCRVLTDGKGADWPLSRKFGCVPAMAVDVLRRAHQLGLKAYGVSFHVGSQQTDLSAWDRALSDAATVFKRLEQEGISLKLVNMGGGFPTRYLKDVPTEQVYGMAVFDSLKKYFGNRIPETIIEPGRGMVGNAGVIRTEVVLISKKADNDNVRWVYLDVGKFNGLVETMDEAIRYPIETPHDDKAMEPCILAGPTCDSADVLYEKTPYLLPLSLTVGDELLIHGTGAYTATYASVAFNGFEPLRSYVI; this is encoded by the coding sequence ATGGCGACGCAACGTATTCGCGATTTTCTTGCGACACATTGTTTTGAAGGTCCATGCTTAGTTGTTGATCTTGATGTTGTTCGTGAAAATTATTTAAATTTTCAAAAAGCTCTTCCGCAATCTCGTATTTTTTACGCGATAAAAGCAAATCCAGCTCCTGAGATTTTGAATTTACTTGCTTCTTTAGGCTCGTCTTTTGATGCGGCTTCTGTTGCTGAAATTGAAATGGCTTTAAAAGCGGGAGCAACACCTGAGCGTATTTCTTTTGGAAATACTATTAAAAAAGAGCGCGATATTGCGCGTGCATATGCACTTGGTATTTCACTTTACGCGGTTGATTGTATTGAAGAGGTTGAAAAAATTGCGCGTGCTGCTCCAGGAGTTCGCGTTTTTTGCCGAGTTCTTACCGACGGAAAAGGCGCGGATTGGCCATTGTCACGTAAGTTTGGTTGTGTTCCTGCTATGGCGGTTGATGTGTTGCGTCGGGCACATCAATTAGGCTTGAAAGCGTATGGTGTTTCTTTTCATGTGGGATCTCAGCAGACGGATCTTAGCGCATGGGATCGTGCTTTATCGGATGCAGCTACAGTTTTTAAACGTTTGGAGCAAGAAGGAATTTCGTTGAAATTAGTTAATATGGGGGGGGGGTTTCCAACACGTTATTTGAAAGATGTTCCTACAGAACAAGTTTACGGTATGGCTGTTTTTGATTCTTTGAAAAAATATTTTGGCAATCGTATTCCTGAAACAATCATTGAACCAGGGCGTGGAATGGTTGGTAATGCTGGTGTTATTCGCACAGAAGTTGTTCTTATATCCAAAAAAGCAGACAATGATAATGTCCGATGGGTTTATCTTGATGTTGGAAAATTTAATGGTCTTGTTGAGACTATGGATGAAGCAATTCGCTATCCTATTGAAACACCTCATGACGATAAAGCAATGGAGCCTTGTATTTTAGCGGGACCGACATGTGATTCTGCAGATGTTCTCTATGAAAAAACACCTTATTTGTTACCTCTATCTCTTACGGTGGGGGATGAGTTGTTGATTCATGGGACTGGTGCTTACACGGCAACTTATGCATCTGTTGCCTTTAATGGTTTTGAGCCTTTGCGATCCTATGTGATTTGA
- the alr gene encoding alanine racemase codes for MNKSSNDETNAFFPYTAVATIDVSAIAANYTTLAQRVAPTECSAVLKANAYGLGADKIAPALYQAGCRTFFVSQIKEALQLKDILPSNTTLFLLNDIPPNAEEFTAQAGLVPVLNSWQAIESWQTLCQKKSKRFPAVIQIDTNMNRLGLDQEELKQLIKQPTLFEKAEIKYIISHLANGDDNTHSSNYAQLTAFKTALGQLPTCKVSFANSGGIFLGPDFHFDLVRPGIALYGINPHEKKTTSLKPVLKLEAQIIQSRSIDAGRPVGYGGSFITRRPSYLITISIGYADGWLRALSNKGTVYFNGYKLPIVGRVSMDSIIVDATDLKHAKPQRGDWVELIGTYQTLEKVSADAKTIPHEILTSIGPRYKRIYI; via the coding sequence ATGAACAAGTCCAGTAATGATGAAACAAATGCATTCTTTCCTTATACAGCTGTAGCAACCATCGATGTTAGTGCCATAGCTGCTAATTATACCACTTTAGCCCAACGCGTTGCACCAACAGAATGTTCAGCTGTTTTGAAAGCAAATGCTTATGGACTAGGTGCTGATAAAATCGCTCCTGCACTTTATCAAGCTGGCTGCCGTACTTTTTTTGTATCCCAAATTAAAGAAGCACTTCAATTAAAAGACATTTTACCATCAAACACCACCCTATTCCTTCTTAATGATATTCCACCCAATGCAGAAGAATTCACAGCGCAAGCTGGACTTGTTCCTGTCCTTAATTCTTGGCAAGCCATCGAAAGTTGGCAAACACTTTGTCAAAAAAAAAGCAAAAGATTTCCAGCAGTCATTCAAATTGATACCAATATGAACCGATTAGGACTTGATCAGGAAGAGCTAAAACAACTGATTAAACAGCCCACTCTTTTCGAAAAAGCAGAAATAAAATATATTATTAGTCACCTCGCTAACGGAGATGATAATACACATTCATCCAATTATGCTCAATTAACTGCTTTTAAAACTGCGCTTGGACAACTACCTACCTGTAAAGTTTCCTTTGCTAATTCTGGAGGTATTTTTCTGGGTCCAGATTTTCATTTTGATCTTGTTCGTCCTGGCATTGCACTTTACGGAATTAATCCCCATGAAAAAAAAACAACATCTCTCAAACCTGTTTTAAAACTTGAAGCCCAAATCATTCAAAGTCGTTCTATTGATGCAGGACGACCTGTCGGTTATGGAGGTAGCTTCATTACCCGTAGACCAAGTTATCTCATAACCATTTCTATAGGCTATGCAGATGGTTGGTTGCGCGCTCTTTCTAATAAAGGTACCGTTTATTTCAACGGATACAAACTACCCATTGTTGGACGAGTTTCTATGGATTCCATAATCGTTGACGCTACTGACCTTAAACATGCAAAGCCTCAAAGAGGTGATTGGGTAGAACTCATTGGAACATACCAGACACTTGAAAAAGTTTCCGCAGATGCCAAAACCATTCCTCACGAAATTCTAACTTCTATTGGTCCCCGTTATAAACGTATTTACATTTAG
- a CDS encoding HlyD family secretion protein — MFISETIVSNKHFNRIKGRKITSALLIVLALFVLWFSYKWITHWRYMLTTEDAYVQGDIAAIAPKLNGYIEEIAIKANQIVKKDDVLFRLDNGDYQIALEQTEARLNTQKKTLLRIDTQITAAHSALDDAQAQKAAASAVATNTQLILKRITELKASRYAPQSEVDNAKSAYEQAIANVNRAEAQIAAARANIQVLEAQRSETESQTKSLELMREKARRDLNSTIIRAPFDGVIGNLTAKMGDFVMNGQRLAALVPMHALYIEANYKETQLQNIHVGQTAYITVDAFKKEVFTGTVLSIAPATGAVFSLLPPQNATGNFTKIVQRIPVRISIPEEALKSGRIRAGMSVSVEIDTRTKPQNKNLSINKNE, encoded by the coding sequence ATGTTCATATCTGAGACAATTGTTTCAAATAAACATTTTAATAGAATAAAAGGAAGGAAAATAACTAGTGCTCTTCTTATTGTTCTTGCACTTTTTGTGCTTTGGTTTAGCTATAAATGGATAACACATTGGCGTTACATGCTTACTACTGAAGATGCTTATGTACAAGGAGATATAGCGGCTATTGCTCCTAAATTAAATGGATATATTGAGGAAATTGCTATTAAAGCCAACCAAATTGTAAAAAAAGACGATGTCTTATTCCGCTTAGATAATGGAGATTATCAAATAGCCTTGGAACAAACAGAAGCCCGTCTTAACACACAAAAAAAAACTCTTCTACGTATTGATACACAAATTACAGCTGCTCACAGTGCTTTAGATGATGCACAAGCACAAAAAGCTGCTGCTTCAGCTGTAGCGACCAACACACAACTAATCTTAAAACGCATCACAGAACTTAAAGCTAGTCGTTATGCCCCTCAATCTGAAGTTGATAATGCTAAATCAGCTTATGAACAAGCCATTGCTAATGTTAACCGTGCGGAAGCACAAATAGCCGCAGCACGAGCAAATATCCAAGTTTTAGAAGCACAACGAAGTGAAACAGAAAGCCAAACAAAGAGTTTAGAACTTATGCGTGAAAAAGCACGACGTGATCTCAATTCAACTATTATACGGGCTCCATTTGATGGTGTTATTGGAAATTTAACAGCGAAAATGGGAGATTTTGTTATGAATGGACAACGTCTAGCAGCATTAGTCCCTATGCATGCACTTTATATTGAAGCAAACTATAAAGAAACGCAGTTGCAAAATATTCATGTTGGCCAAACAGCTTATATTACTGTTGATGCCTTCAAAAAAGAAGTATTTACAGGTACAGTACTTTCTATTGCACCTGCCACAGGAGCTGTTTTTTCTCTCCTCCCTCCACAAAATGCCACCGGCAATTTTACTAAGATAGTTCAACGCATTCCAGTCCGTATCTCTATTCCAGAAGAAGCATTGAAAAGCGGGCGTATTCGGGCAGGAATGAGTGTTTCTGTAGAAATTGATACACGCACAAAGCCGCAAAATAAAAATCTCTCAATAAATAAAAACGAATGA
- a CDS encoding Fur family transcriptional regulator has translation MSSKLTRNQTLVLNTLKNAKKPLSAYAILDHLREEGFRAPLQVYRALEKLVQLKCIHRLESVNAFMACLHPENCQHELITFIICENCGKVNEIQNQTIVFNLKKMVQAFDFQAYRSTLEIRGVCKKCAIN, from the coding sequence ATGTCTTCTAAACTTACGCGCAACCAAACATTGGTTCTGAACACTTTAAAAAACGCAAAAAAACCTTTAAGCGCTTATGCAATTCTTGATCACTTACGTGAGGAAGGATTCCGTGCACCTCTCCAAGTTTATCGTGCGTTAGAAAAACTTGTACAATTAAAGTGTATTCACCGCCTTGAAAGTGTAAATGCCTTTATGGCATGTTTACATCCTGAAAATTGTCAACACGAACTCATAACTTTCATTATTTGTGAAAACTGTGGCAAGGTAAACGAAATACAAAACCAAACTATTGTATTCAACCTTAAAAAAATGGTTCAAGCATTTGACTTCCAAGCATATAGAAGCACTCTAGAAATACGAGGTGTATGTAAAAAATGCGCAATAAATTAA
- a CDS encoding DHA2 family efflux MFS transporter permease subunit: MISSIPETTHSQERIEISKIVVFIAMAFGMFMAILDIQIVSSSLAEIQAGLSASSEEISWVQTSYLIAEVIMLPLSGFLGRMLSTRVFFSISAIGFTITSILCATATSIEEMIVYRALQGFIGGGIIPSVFVASYILFPPSKRPIVTPIVGLVATLAPTIGPTVGGYLCHITSWHWLFLINVPCGIIISILAWKLIDFDKANPSLITQLDWLGLISMAVFLGTLEYILEEGARHDWLNDNLILNLFILMILSAALFFWRAFTAKEPIVDLSAFSNFNFSTAAVFSFMLGIGLYGLTYLYPVYLSQIRHYDALMIGKTLFLSGFIMLLTAPLAGFLSARIDARLMMAIGLFGFAIGTWMSSAITDNWEFEELFWPQIFRGASVMLCMVPVNNIALGSLPPERMQNASGLFNLTRNLGGAVGLAIISTLITKRTDLHYERIAETLQQGNSQVTEMLSKLMFYLKTATFDPHALALLQLFNMARIQATVMAFSDIFFIITIIFSVLTFMTIFLKKTPPLTDPSSGH; this comes from the coding sequence ATGATATCTTCCATACCAGAAACCACGCATTCTCAAGAGCGTATAGAAATTAGCAAAATCGTTGTTTTTATTGCCATGGCCTTTGGCATGTTCATGGCTATTTTGGATATCCAAATCGTTTCCTCTTCCTTAGCTGAAATTCAGGCTGGTCTTTCAGCAAGCTCTGAAGAAATTTCCTGGGTTCAAACTTCCTATCTCATCGCTGAAGTCATTATGCTGCCCCTTTCTGGATTCTTAGGAAGAATGCTTTCAACACGCGTTTTCTTTAGCATATCAGCTATCGGATTTACGATTACCTCTATCCTTTGTGCAACAGCAACATCTATTGAAGAGATGATTGTATACCGCGCACTCCAAGGCTTTATTGGTGGAGGAATTATTCCTAGCGTTTTTGTCGCCTCTTATATACTTTTTCCCCCTTCCAAACGCCCAATTGTTACTCCTATCGTTGGACTGGTCGCAACATTAGCACCTACTATTGGCCCAACAGTAGGAGGCTACCTCTGTCATATCACATCATGGCATTGGCTTTTTCTCATCAATGTACCCTGCGGAATTATTATCTCAATTCTCGCTTGGAAATTAATTGATTTCGATAAAGCCAACCCCTCTTTAATAACTCAACTTGACTGGTTAGGCCTCATTTCTATGGCTGTTTTTCTAGGAACTTTGGAATATATTCTAGAAGAAGGTGCACGTCATGATTGGTTAAATGACAATTTAATTCTAAACTTATTCATTCTCATGATTTTGTCTGCAGCCTTATTCTTCTGGCGTGCTTTTACTGCAAAAGAACCAATTGTTGATCTTTCAGCTTTTTCCAATTTCAATTTTTCAACCGCAGCGGTTTTTTCTTTTATGCTTGGAATAGGTCTTTACGGACTCACATATCTTTATCCTGTCTATTTGAGCCAAATTCGCCATTATGATGCTCTAATGATCGGAAAAACGCTGTTTCTTTCGGGATTTATCATGCTATTAACCGCTCCCCTTGCTGGATTTCTTTCAGCACGAATTGATGCACGTCTTATGATGGCAATAGGACTTTTTGGTTTTGCAATAGGAACCTGGATGTCTAGCGCCATCACAGACAACTGGGAATTTGAGGAACTCTTTTGGCCCCAAATTTTCCGTGGTGCTTCCGTTATGTTATGCATGGTTCCTGTCAACAATATTGCTCTCGGATCACTTCCACCAGAACGAATGCAAAACGCCTCTGGACTTTTTAATCTTACACGTAATCTTGGTGGTGCGGTAGGACTTGCTATTATCAGCACTCTTATAACAAAACGCACAGATTTACACTATGAGCGAATAGCCGAAACTCTCCAACAAGGAAACAGCCAAGTAACTGAAATGCTTTCAAAGCTTATGTTTTACCTCAAAACTGCAACTTTTGATCCACATGCTCTTGCTCTCCTCCAACTTTTTAATATGGCACGCATACAAGCAACGGTTATGGCTTTTAGTGACATTTTCTTCATAATAACCATTATTTTTAGTGTCTTGACATTCATGACTATTTTTCTCAAAAAAACACCACCACTTACCGATCCCTCTTCAGGTCACTGA